ACCCGACGCGGTTTTTCTCGCGACTCCCCACGAAGCGAGCGTCGAGCTCGCCCCCCAGTTCCTGAAGACGGGGGCGGTTGTCCTCGATCTCTCCGCGGCATTTCGGCTGAAGAACCCCGGCCTCTATCCCAAGCACTACGGGTTTGAGCACGGCCACGCGGCGCTCCTGAGAGAAGCTGTGTACGGTTTGCCCGAACTCTTCCGCGAAGAAATCGCGAAGGCGTTCCTGATCGCGGTTCCTGGTTGCTACCCGACGAGCGCGATCCTGCCGCTCGCCCCGCTCAAGCGAGCCGGGCTGATTCGCGAAGGCACGCGCCCGATCGTTGATAGCGCATCGGGCGTGACGGGAGCCGGTCGCGGCGCAAACGTGAAGTACATGCTGGCGGAGGTGAGCCTGCAGCCCTACGGCGTGCTTTCGCACAGGCATCAGCCGGAGATCGACGCCTACGCCGGACTGCCCACTCTTTTTACGCCGCATCTCGTCGCGTTCGACCGCGGCATTCTTTCCATAATCCACGTCGATCTTGTGGATGGAACGACCGCTGAGAAAGTCGGCAAAGTGTTCGGCGAGGCATATGCAAACGAACAGTTTGTGAGGCTGCTGCCTTCGAAATCGTTTCCGGCCGTCAGCGACGTGCGCAACACCAATTTCTGCGACATCGGCTGGGCGATCGACGAAGCCAACTCTCACCTGTTGGTGTTCAGCGCCATCGACAACCTGGTGAAGGGCGCCGCGGGGCAGGCCGTGCAGTGCATGAATATCTGCCTCGGGCTGGGAGAGGCCACCGCGCTGCGACCGAAGCAAAACGGAGATCGTTCGTGAGCGCATCCGGGCCGCTCATCGTGAAGATCGGCGGCACAACGCTGGAAAACCAGGCGGAACAGGATGAGCTGTGGAAGTCGCTCGTCGCGCTCGCAGTGTCGCACGCCGGCGGTCTGATCCTCGTGCACGGGGGCGGCAAAGCGGTTGACAGGCTGATGGATCGGCTGGCAATCAAGCCGCAGCGCGTGCAGGGATTGCGGGTCACGCCCGACGAACAGATCCCCGAGATCGTCGGAGTTCTTGCGGGCACGGTGAATAAATCGCTCGTCGGGTGTATTCGGCGCGCGGGTGGCAGGGGTGTCGGACTTTCGCTGGGCGACGGGGCGATGCTGACATGCCGCAAGGTCGCGCCGATCCCGACGGAATCGGGACCGGCGGATCTTGGGAGAGTGGGCGAGGTTGCTGGCGGCAACGCGGAATTGGCGCGCACCCTGCTTCAACACGGCTACATCCCGGTTCTCTGTTCGATCGGTCTCGATGAGTCCGGCAAGCCGCTCAATCTGAACGCCGACGATGCCGCGGCGGGGTTGGCAAGAGCGCTCAAGGCCTCTGCCCTCGTGCTGCTTACCGATGTCGAGGGAATCAAGAACAAGGCGGGTAGCCTCGTTCCACAAGCGACGCCCGAGGAAATCGAACGATTGATCGCGAGCGGTGATGTCTACGGCGGAATGATCCCAAAGACGCGTGCCGCGGCCAAGGTCGCGAACGAGACAGGAGCGGATGTCGTCATCCTTTCCGGCGATCGACCGGAGCATCTGCTTCGCTGGTCGAAGGGTGAGCAGGTGGGGACGCGGATCACCGCCTCGTGAAGCAAGCGAAGTCGCTGGGTGAATTGTGAGTTTGCGCCCGGCGCGTTCATTCCAATCCCGCATATTGTCTCGATTCGCCTTCCGGAGACTCACACAGAAAATGCCCGGCTTTGCCTCGATCCCCAATGTTCGCCAGAACGATGTGCTTCGCCTTGCCCACCTGACCCGCGACGATGTGCTCCGGCTCTTCGAGACCGCGCGGGCGATGAAGAAGAATCCCGCCGAGTTTTCGGAAGCGCTCAAGGGCCGATCGGTCGCGATGCTCTTCGAGAAGCCCTCACTGCGCACGCGCGTGAGCTTCGAAGTGGGGATTCATCGCCTCGGCGCACAGCCTGTCTATCTCGATCACTCCGAGCAGCGACTCGGCGAGCGCGAGGCCGTCGCTGACTACGGGCACAATCTCGAACGCTGGGTCCACGCGATCGTCGCGCGGGTGTACAAGCAGACCGTGCTCGAACAAATGTCGGGAGCAAGCAAAGTTCCGGTCGTCAACGCCCTCAGCGACATGTTCCATCCGTGTCAGGCGCTCGCCGACTTCATGACTCTGCAGGAAAAGCGCGGCGAGTTGCAAGGCCTTCGCCTCGCCTACGTCGGCGACGGCAACAACGTGTGTCACTCGCTCATGGAACTCGGCGCGATACTCGGCGCGCACGTCACAGCGCTCACGCCCCCCGGGCGCGATCCGACGCCGTCTGTGCTCGAAGAGTGCAAGGCTCTTGCCTCAACGTCGGGCTCG
The DNA window shown above is from Phycisphaeraceae bacterium and carries:
- the argC gene encoding N-acetyl-gamma-glutamyl-phosphate reductase, which translates into the protein MGNAARKRVVIVGAGGYSGAELVSILSQHPGAEVVGLFASARREKGDQAGKFEEIFPRFRGICELPILPVEFDAVAALKPDAVFLATPHEASVELAPQFLKTGAVVLDLSAAFRLKNPGLYPKHYGFEHGHAALLREAVYGLPELFREEIAKAFLIAVPGCYPTSAILPLAPLKRAGLIREGTRPIVDSASGVTGAGRGANVKYMLAEVSLQPYGVLSHRHQPEIDAYAGLPTLFTPHLVAFDRGILSIIHVDLVDGTTAEKVGKVFGEAYANEQFVRLLPSKSFPAVSDVRNTNFCDIGWAIDEANSHLLVFSAIDNLVKGAAGQAVQCMNICLGLGEATALRPKQNGDRS
- the argF gene encoding ornithine carbamoyltransferase yields the protein MPGFASIPNVRQNDVLRLAHLTRDDVLRLFETARAMKKNPAEFSEALKGRSVAMLFEKPSLRTRVSFEVGIHRLGAQPVYLDHSEQRLGEREAVADYGHNLERWVHAIVARVYKQTVLEQMSGASKVPVVNALSDMFHPCQALADFMTLQEKRGELQGLRLAYVGDGNNVCHSLMELGAILGAHVTALTPPGRDPTPSVLEECKALASTSGSQLKVTHNVGDIAGHDAVYTDVWVSMGQGSETDRIRKLFKPFQVNAGLMQKAAEGAKQPPLFMHCLPAHRGSEVTDDVIDSPNSVVFDQAENRMHAQMALLFHMLRD
- the argB gene encoding acetylglutamate kinase is translated as MSASGPLIVKIGGTTLENQAEQDELWKSLVALAVSHAGGLILVHGGGKAVDRLMDRLAIKPQRVQGLRVTPDEQIPEIVGVLAGTVNKSLVGCIRRAGGRGVGLSLGDGAMLTCRKVAPIPTESGPADLGRVGEVAGGNAELARTLLQHGYIPVLCSIGLDESGKPLNLNADDAAAGLARALKASALVLLTDVEGIKNKAGSLVPQATPEEIERLIASGDVYGGMIPKTRAAAKVANETGADVVILSGDRPEHLLRWSKGEQVGTRITAS